A segment of the Bactrocera neohumeralis isolate Rockhampton chromosome 3, APGP_CSIRO_Bneo_wtdbg2-racon-allhic-juicebox.fasta_v2, whole genome shotgun sequence genome:
aaatgttgctacagagaatagtagttttgttcacccatctattgtacgtatcacctaaaactttCTGTCTGTTGATACATCTTGATCAATTAATCGTAATCGGagtactgccacgcccacaaaacgccattagcCATATCCTTAAACCATTTAAGCTACTACAACCAAATTCACGTATCTCAAATAttatcgacagtgtgaaaatggatgaaatcggatgataaccccgcccagtctccatataacggtactattaaaaattgttaaaaacgcgataaatcaacacaaatacgccagagacattaaatgtTGTTTTCAAGGAGGTATGAGAATAATGTCTTTAAAGTACCTTCTGcccaaaaattatccaaatctaAGAGATACTGTTCAATtccctagataccgaatatttgaaCTCCAGTACTATAGtcgattttttaccgaaaatattgtatatatttgtgcttagaatgaataaaatcgggtgaaaactcgtcTAAGACGCCATATAACTAACAGGCCTTATTTATTTGACGGTTCTTCCCTGGCTTTAGTCCTAGTAAGTTGCacaagtatgaaatgttcggttatacccgaactttttcttattttttatttgttaagatatcCTATATTCGTAATTATCCAAGGCAAGGCTACAATCTTCGATCATATTTTTtgaatcggattactataggtTATATATAATAGGTAATACATCGatcgatcaaaaccaagttAACATCTTTCTATATCCTTTTTTGTTATAAGAAATATagttgtgaagggtattatagcttcgatgcaaccgaagttaacgttatttcttgtttttaaccCAAATTTTGGTTGCCACAGTTTACTTTCCCCCTCTTACATTAAATTGCCTGCAATTAACACAAGCGGTTGATCGTGTGGTCAAATATACAGGAATTTCCACGACCACGCTTGACGTGATACATAACAATAATGCTTCGGCGttttatttcctttatttaAGTATACTGATTAATGAACAAAACATATGCCGCTTTATCAGCTGACTCATAGAATAATACTTCATATCTAAAATCGATGCATTActgacttaaaatattttactttatgaTATTTTTCATGTATTTATTTGGTAAATACCTGTTAAAACATATACccatataaatatctatataaacCTGATTCGAACAGTGGTTGTACGTGAAATCCATGGTGACAGTTtgaaaatacaagtatattcagTGAACTTATCCACAGGAAGCTTATAGGCTGATGAAAAATTTTAGAGAgatatgttataaatatactttGCTTCGGGCATTCTTCATATGTAACACTACAATTGTAGTTTGTCGCAAACCGTGGTAGTAGATAGTAACCAACCAAGTAACCAATAGAACCGCGGGCACCACTACATTCAGATTAAGGGTTGTGATTAGATTAAGATTCAGTGACACGGATTCTTTTTATTGTTGGGGTTCGGAGAAGATATACAGGTAATCCGCATCTTAGGAGAGCTTTGTCCGTTTCCACGACAATTAGGTCCATGTGATCGgaaccaaattaaatttttttctatttataagAATTACTAACTTGGTGTCATCATTTATGCCGCTGTAACTACAAATTTTCTTCTGCTCgttccaatatttttttgatcGCCTAGTCCAATTATTATTACCATCATCGTGAATTTTAGACATAGTGTTTTAGCAATGGCACTGCCATTGAATTAAACACTCATTCATTCTTCTGCCAGAAGCCATTACTGTACGGCACTTAGTCATATTGTTAAGGTTTTCCCACCCACCAACGCTAAGGTCAATGAATTATTCAAACTTTCAAATACCTATTTATGTCTTTATGGTACCATATTTAGTATATGGTATACATTATACATACTGATAATAAATAGGTTAGTTTTGTTTTGAGTGTGATGTATCTTGTGTGCATTCTTTTGTTATGACTATAAATAATCAGCCTTACTTGcaaataagtgaaatattttcaacgaaCTACATTAATTTAATTCTTCTAATATGCTAAGGACCTTACTCACTAAGGTCACGTAGAATAAAGCTAATGTGCTGCATATCGAAAAGCTTTGAAagtgtatacatgtatattattTAGGAATTTTTATAGCGCCACTTAATTaaccacatacaaatatatttttttccttaaaaacgAAATTCCACTTGCAAAGTATATACGCATATATCAAAGTAGTGTGAACGGTTAAATCCAACTAAGCCTACTTAAATACCAGCTGCGACCATCTTGTTATGACACAAAAATAGATTAAtacattaataaatacaaatatagcttaataccaataaaaacaaaaacaaatatttacctGGTATTTTTGTATGTTGCTATCTGCCTCTTTACAGTTTCGGCTCCTGTGGATTTTTTATGGCCAACGTGCGATTTTTTATCGTGATTGCGGCGAAAGGCTTGTAGAATAAATGCCATATCGTAAAGTAATCaattatgtaataaattttcacaCTAAAACTGTTAATATCAGCTAGTTGAAAgcagaagaaattgtttttatcgatttaataacgaaaatttgttAGCTGCGAATTGAAAATTACCAggagaatatttatatattttatccaaaaaatgtattatagtGTACTTAATTCTGAAGGTATAGCCTCGTCAAAACCCTAGAAATTTTTTAGCTTCCTGCCGCAGGAAACTCGACGCTAGAGATAAGGAGTCTAAATATCCTTTTACTAGTTTTTGCAGCAGAGTCGGCAAGCCCAAATTTAATATCGCGGACCTACCATCGAAATGGATAGTCACCGCTCTTAAGGAGGCCTCGTTCCAGGAGTATTAGGTTTATTGCTACCTTTATAGTAGCCACTTGATTCCTGACATTGCAGTGGTCAAGAATCCTAAAACTGGAGCTGATGGAAAGTTTCCGACAGTATACTCCTCCACCAACTCAATTGCTAGCTTTGATCCATTCATAAGAAAGCTCACCGTGTCTCTCCTCCTGCCATCTCCGAAGTTATGTGGGTAGAAAATCGAAAGCCGATGCTTTCCTTGCTCTTTTCTCTATGTTGAGTTTTCACGGGATCTTTCTGTATAGGATGAGCCCTAGCTACTTAATTGTGTCAGCAGGCCGAAGACGCGTTCTCCCCATTAGTGGTAGGTACGCCTTCGGGATTTTGTACTTCTTCGTAAATAAAATCAGTTCGACTTAGGTAGGATTTATGAAGAGGCCGTTGTTAGCAGCCCAGTTGCTTAAAATATTAAGGTACCCCTGAGTTAGCTCATACACGGTATTCAGAAATTTTCCTCAACCATGAGAAGTACATCGGCAATCATTTGGCATTCGATTTCTTTAAGCTTTCTAGACGGTCTTTAATAACTAAGATCCATACAAGTGGCGAGAGAACCTCCACACCCCTCCACGATAGTTCTATCGCagagaaatttaaagataagaTGCTTAAGGTACGATTCAACCACAAACCTATTAAAAACTTAATGATCGTTTCCGGCAATACATTGTTGAATACTTCTAGGTATCGTGGATGGTCCCTCTTTCAAACTCTTTTTAGGTCTAAGAGCAGCCTAAGAGTGTTCTAACTGCTCGACTACCGTTCACATTTTTGAAGGGGTTCTTTGCGAGGTTGCGCTTGAACCTTGAAAGAATCATGACAGCCTTTCCACAGAAGATTTTTCACGAAGACCTTTTGGTCTTCCTCAGTACTTCGGGAGAGCAAAGTCTTTTTAGCCGCAAGTCGCAAGAGCTTCAGCGCACACCTCGCCATTCGATTTTCTTAAAAGTTGGGGCTTTCACCGGTCACTATTCAAGGAATATCCAAGCTTGGCGGGACACTTTGCATATGGCAAGCGTAATCGTAACATATGTACGCATTGAAGTTTGAGAAAATATGACCAATAAATGCtgtttatagaaaaataatggaaaaaagtaataatttaattaattgccgCGGAATATACGTTTCATTAGCTTTATTTAGACATATTGGTCAGAGGAAttgaatttgatattttataacaCTGTATCGTGCCTCTTTTGAGCCGGTACATTAACCTGCTTGATATGTGTTTTACAATGGGTAGTTCCGGATAGTGTTCTAAAGGTTGATAAATGTTGATAAAACTgtgtgaaattattattttttaaccagTTATAATGAGTTTAAAGTGAAATGATTCATGGTTTGAAACCGATGGAAATTTgcccaattttttcatttttgatattaaaacgCTTAGATACATATCTCATACCGATCAACTAGTATGAGAAGAGATTAAGAGGTTATATTCACTTGCAAGCTaaaaacttagttttttttttctgatatgaatttttttaagagcattttaattattaagtaATTCTAAGTAATGTacatttacataatttaattcaatttcataACCGGCGATttgttttgaaacattttggagTCAATTGaaccaataaaatatttaatttgggGCTTCAcaaaaaaagcatattttttgaaaaaaattttataaaatattttcgccaaaaaaaaaatttaaaaaaaatcaaatttttttaatcattatctgaaaaataaatctaatttcaagtaaatcggctTAGCAGTTTCAGAGAAACTCATCGACTACCCCCTTAAACTGAATGGTAGAAATGACCACATGTGGAATTAGAAGGCGTACACCATTTTTTTTGATGACCAATGCTGTACGATATTTCATATACTAActcatatatatagtataaattcTATTGGGCAGAATGAAgacaattgattttttttcgatatttgggAGTTAGGAAAAAATTTTGGCCGACTTCGCacattttttaaacagtttttataatatatattagtgCAATTCATTAGatgtatcttcttctttattggtgtagacgcCACtaatgcggttatagccgaatttacaacaaagcgccagtcgttttttattttcactgttTGGTGTTAGATGTATCGCCTGCTAAAAACTTCGCCTACAACCGCAAATAATTGAACTTCTGCAAAAATTAAAGCCGTGAGAACATCCTCCGAACATCGTTATGTTTACTGACAATTCATCTACTGCACTTAGAAACATTTCTGGTTTAAAAATATAGAgaatattgcattttttttgcacTGCGCACTCTTATGAAGCCTCTAAGTGCAGTTGTTTAGCACACTATCGTTATTTGTTAGCCTTATTGCACAGTTGAACACGCTCTCACATCGTCTCATTGAAACATTGTGCAAGATTAATCGATAAATATACaagaacaataaaaatgtgACAACAattgtttacataattttttatcattaactataaataacaataaatatcaGGGCGCTCGAATAAGcgcataataaatatatgtttgcattgcataaatataaagtatataaattttgCTACTGATAAATTTACGTCTCGCAAAAAtggtatatgtgtgcgtgcgcaTGGCCTAAATTTAGCGTATATTGGCAATGAAGTGGTCAATAATGACACACTTTGCCAGCCACTTGACCATTCTTCACTCAGATTTATAcccaaacatatttacatttatgtgTAGACACAGTGAATACATGTGCTGCATACTAAAAGATTTTGTTATCAGCAAATAATTGTCGCGAATTTGATATTTAGAATAACTTGACATTTCAATGTGTTGTATTTTAGCtctttaaacatatatatacatatatatttataccaaaaTGTTCTCTCTTGTTTAGCTCtttcttttctattttgttatgccaaaaattccaaacaataaaattgaattcaTACTCCACGGTAAGGATGCATGTGTGCGTTTATTTgttaattacttttgttttttatacatatcttatCACTAAAAATGCCAAACGCTTTCCCTTTATACCAGCTCATGCGAAATTAGTGATAATAACACTCTGGTATCAGTGAGAAAAGTAAAGTGTAGCATGTTTTCTGGTACAAATATTCGCtgcctaaaggtatgctttaTATACCATCGACACTTTAAATTACATGCTTACACTACCCAGTAAACTGTAATTTTTCGTTTCACGTAAACGATTTTAAACGTTATTCCTTTGCCCCAAAAATATCGAATTTCTGTTTCAATGCTTTCTAGGCTCAACATATTCAATAGAAATTATTTCAATGTATTTTTCAAACCTTATAGAgttattttcgaacttttaacctgccaaaattcgatttttgaccaGATTAAACAACTGGTTGGTAATTTTTTGGAGAACTATGTAAGGATTGTCTGCGAgtaagcaaatttgaaaaatgtagttttgagaaaaaacgtttacaaaGATAAGCTGAAGCCGATTGAAGGATGTAACTgagttattgatttaaaattggTATGTTATCGAaatgtaaaaaatcgatttttcttgattttttacaCACCAGAAGTAGACCGGGTCGATTGTTGTATtataaaatcgcgtatgcgggaaatgttccacggatcattctgaacaactttgtctAAGAGGCTATGggtctaatatatatatatatatatgtatatatataagctgcttaatataatattttaagtttatgatataaatattaaataaataaggatattttaactaaattagtGCGTCACTACGTATGAGTAATATATGGTATCTTGTGTTCACGTTATGTCACTGCGTATACGTGACTTATCAATGGTTAAATAATCAGGTAGACATACATagacgtatgtatgtgtttcttTATCTTTTCTGTTATTATTTCATTCCACAGTTGTATATAACACAAGGGCCCACTTTGTTAGGTTAATATTTTGGTGCCACACGCTAACTTGTCAAACCAATCCTTTAGGAAAACCAAGTAGTGCCATTTTCACTCTTAATCTTTACCGATAATGCTATGGATAAACCTAACTTATTAAGGTTATCAAGCATTTATTTTTCCTGTTAACGAAGGAGAGTCTATAGACTGCAGTAATAGATGATACGGCCCATATTGGATTTTTCGCCTAAATTTCGagtaaatttttcacataaaaaataagaattgtaACATAGCAGTATTGCTTTGTGAACAGCTTCCAAGCGAATAGATTAATTCATAACCGAAAacgatttgaaatatttatttggactTCATACGGTAGCATTAGTCGTATGTGTTCTTGAGGCGTATATGGTAGCTCATTCAAGGAACATGGGGTCTTTTTTGGAAGATTATACTTCAAGATAGTACAGTTTATGCTGacaataagtacatatataaatgtacatatatgtatatatttatatgtatatgtcttgAAGGAGTTATGCTTACCCcagcaaaatgaaaatatgcTAGTTATGTACTTTAGGATGCTtaaaaaccgaatattttattgccttggtactctgaaaacaGATTTTTAGACACTTCTAAGAAAGTTTCttcaagtatgagctcttaatagtAACAGAAAGGTCCTTTTCTTTACTATTCTCTattcttttcttattattatacacatgaaaatatttttttttagtgaaCAAAGTCTCTACAGCAAAGTCTCTAATGCTCTACAAAACAGTCTCTaaggatttttttgtaaactagaCCGTTTGAAATacattaacggttgaagtttgattatttttatgggaatttatttttttctaatgagAAGAACTCATAGTTTTATAAGAAACTTACTGTTCTAAAAAATGGGCGCatagtataattaaaaaactatataaacgtaacgtaaacgcttaacttaatcgaaaaattatatgagaccattttatagagcagtaaagtTCCTATAAAACTGTAAGTATTTCGATTTATATTCATGGActgattgaaaaataattaaactttaatcgttaatattttttaaacggagattaatcttttttatccaccctaatataaatacgtatatatattttttctatgtaTAATTGTTCTGATAAATTTCCCTTCCTCTATCTCCTACTCTATCTTGCTTTCCTACTCTATCTCTTCGTTATATTTCATGGTGTTCcaccaaaaacaattttttgcgtattttttgtttctgcattcttCGTGCCAATCTGCATTTAGCCCTaatcaattaataaaaagtCCAGTACATAttactttgttttgtttaattttcattttttattttgtaaaaattatttgttaacctatgaaaaaaattaaaatatagataACAATAAGGATTTTggtaaaattctaaatttaaatatttcgatttgcATGATTTTCGTACTTAATTCCAAATACAaactaaattatttgtaaacatCTTTAAAAATACTATGTCTTTTGACTTTCCTCCACACAGTTAgcaaaatgtttgtttatttggTTTAAAATACCGTCAATTTCACTACACACACGCTGTCAGTTGCTGATTCGTGCCATTAACGGCACTTACGAGCACAGCACGACGCCTTATTGCCGGCTCAGCAGTGCAGCAATCAACGTGAACATCAACGCGGCCAGGGAAACGCCAAGCGCGCTGCTGCCGTTGCAACTGTTATTCGAGCAGGGTGTGCACTTGCTCACCTCAGTGCCGTTATTCTGCGCCTGCAGCTGAGCGCAAACGCTCTCCATGGTGGTAACGCGCGAGCAGCCACGGTCCATCTGCGCAGTGCCGTTAactgcaataacaaaaataaacacatacatatacacattttttacattatgCAACTGACTGATGCCAGCAATCAGCTGTTGCGCTACTCACCTTTCTTTTGCACACTAAAGCAGTGATAGGTGTAACTGTCGCCAACTAGCGGCAACGCTTTGGGTGCTTCATAGACAACTGTACTCTCGGTGCTGCTATTGCTAGCGGTCACATCAGTGGTGTTATTGCCGACGGTCACTTCAGTGGTGAGCAAAAAATCAGCAGCAACGGTGCCGACATCAGGTGGGGTGGGTACGGTTACTGGTGGACCAACGGTAGGTGCTGTCGGCACTGCTTCGGTTGTGCTGCCTTCGGTGGTCGTCACCTCGGTTGTGCCTGTGGTTGTTGTGGCGAGTGTGGTGCCAAGTGTGGTGGTGGTTGTGCTGTCCGTTGTTGGCTCAGCTGTTGTGGTCGTGCTGGGCTCTGTGGTGGGTTCGAGCGTAGTGCTGCTCTGTTCGAAGAATTCCGCATTGCATGCTACGAGTGGCGTTTCGTTTGTAACCTTCGCACAATTCTCGCAAACATAACACATGAGTGGTGTGGTGGAGGTGACTGTGGCGCTGTGGCATGCTGCGAAAGTAGAGAGTGAGATGTTGAGTGTTAAAAGAGAGTTCTTATGCAGTTTAGATTACTTTCTTGATTTAActgatatatatttaaaattgtggtcatgtaaatttgttaaagaaaatcCTAAAAAATACTGTGGtgtatatttttcacaatatttattatattttttcatgaaaaagatttttattatgttttacctaaaaaaaatgttgttctcCGAAATACTAATTCTCACATAAGCGTGCTTCTTATATGTAAGCCATCATCACACCCACGAGTTCTTAAATGGTGAAATTTC
Coding sequences within it:
- the LOC126753885 gene encoding uncharacterized protein LOC126753885; the protein is MQQIKSIRKLTGFLLLACIVQACHSATVTSTTPLMCYVCENCAKVTNETPLVACNAEFFEQSSTTLEPTTEPSTTTTAEPTTDSTTTTTLGTTLATTTTGTTEVTTTEGSTTEAVPTAPTVGPPVTVPTPPDVGTVAADFLLTTEVTVGNNTTDVTASNSSTESTVVYEAPKALPLVGDSYTYHCFSVQKKVNGTAQMDRGCSRVTTMESVCAQLQAQNNGTEVSKCTPCSNNSCNGSSALGVSLAALMFTLIAALLSRQ